One region of Buchnera aphidicola (Eriosoma lanigerum) genomic DNA includes:
- a CDS encoding YfgM family protein, whose protein sequence is MLNKFKLINLIIYRKIVIFFIYFLIFFCIVIFFLKKNENHKNNIIINNYENFIMKNHENNSTYTNEINKFIIENKNIYGILLALRLAKIYVDSNNLNSAIKILQFCLPYTLDSNLYTIIQLRISRIQLEQHDINHARATLYTIKDDSWRNMIEDIQGYIYILENNNKSALHSWKKSLFLQTNRTIKNIMKFKICSIIQ, encoded by the coding sequence ATGTTAAATAAATTTAAATTAATTAATTTAATCATATATCGAAAAATAGTTATTTTTTTTATTTATTTTTTGATATTTTTTTGTATAGTAATATTTTTTTTGAAAAAAAATGAAAATCATAAAAATAATATAATTATAAATAATTATGAAAATTTTATAATGAAAAACCATGAAAATAATTCTACATATACTAATGAAATTAACAAATTTATAATAGAAAATAAAAATATTTATGGGATATTATTAGCTCTTAGATTAGCTAAAATTTATGTTGATTCCAATAATCTAAATAGCGCTATAAAAATATTACAATTTTGTCTTCCTTATACTCTAGATTCAAATTTATATACTATTATTCAATTAAGAATTTCTAGAATACAATTGGAACAACATGACATTAATCATGCTAGAGCAACCTTGTATACTATTAAAGATGATTCTTGGAGAAATATGATAGAAGATATTCAAGGATATATATATATATTAGAAAATAATAATAAATCAGCATTACATTCATGGAAAAAAAGTTTATTTCTTCAAACTAATCGAACAATAAAAAACATTATGAAATTTAAAATATGTTCAATTATACAATAA